A single genomic interval of Natrinema sp. HArc-T2 harbors:
- the pglZ gene encoding BREX-5 system phosphatase PglZ encodes MQAKQTLPDAAKDTIRSEFDRAESSDPIVLWWDDGNYLEDIIEQACDELGVHLKVAEETPLELRADPVGGEQVWYVPHVKEPEDAEGDYDWFRDIEHTGGEVEMSIEDLTVHAFGRGQLDAWELKTATQADDPEKRREIVRILHDQLTGGQLPTLEQLRTQIVTGGYTDPVAFVLENGWGDINDRPNTIEQMQDLLTSEGVNAVANEDEPVGIVAATHRWAVAEWLIHAGADAERFPIEFRAETAGAHDLPELKSLLNNTTSSDLLADRYLGEAIWPDVIADVDDPWELADCIVDGALERRLWEEWNASFDAGNYEECLTRAEERYDALLGSEDFRGTYRGAYGPDSPWTRTWEQAADIARLAHQLETWDESATDDVVSLYADPDDGTWQIDNAVLNLVVAGEPESNLPDDHPATAALDDLRTRLQSEYIEYLEDLGDLVTETVEAGAPFVDEDHSYQFFTKESAGLESGQTVALFVIDALRLDLARRLADELRDYVATLPTDAPEFAVDEDVWLGTLPSETEFGKAALTPGEIQMFDVSLVDGELQPLRNNRRVTTNRRESLLNGDGWTVTREEDDGWQSTRVAYFKNDIDDIGEKELSDLEAMLARRVDSLAEFIGTKLEQGEWDQAYVLTDHGFVLLPDNASPEKISRPMETSDSGRRWIAGEDVDEDSPGVLLDSSTRLGYLDANVSVLANPLKRFKKQGLGDARFYHGGLLPQEFVLDFISITQG; translated from the coding sequence ATGCAAGCGAAGCAGACCCTCCCCGACGCCGCGAAAGACACAATCCGAAGCGAGTTCGACCGCGCCGAGTCGTCCGACCCGATCGTTCTCTGGTGGGACGACGGGAACTACCTCGAGGACATCATCGAGCAGGCCTGCGACGAACTCGGCGTTCACTTGAAGGTCGCTGAGGAAACGCCGCTGGAACTCCGTGCCGATCCAGTCGGCGGCGAACAGGTCTGGTACGTCCCGCACGTCAAGGAACCCGAAGACGCCGAGGGAGACTACGACTGGTTCCGCGACATCGAACACACAGGCGGCGAGGTGGAGATGAGCATCGAAGACCTCACCGTCCACGCGTTTGGGCGTGGGCAACTCGATGCGTGGGAGCTGAAAACCGCAACACAGGCGGATGATCCCGAAAAGCGCCGTGAGATCGTACGGATTCTCCACGACCAACTCACTGGCGGACAGCTCCCGACGCTTGAACAGCTCCGCACGCAGATCGTCACTGGCGGCTACACTGACCCGGTCGCGTTCGTGCTGGAGAACGGCTGGGGTGACATCAACGACAGACCCAACACTATCGAGCAGATGCAGGACTTGCTCACCAGCGAGGGCGTCAACGCCGTCGCCAACGAAGACGAACCAGTGGGGATCGTCGCGGCGACGCATCGGTGGGCCGTCGCCGAGTGGCTGATCCACGCTGGCGCCGACGCCGAACGCTTCCCAATCGAGTTCCGAGCCGAAACGGCCGGCGCTCACGACCTCCCCGAACTCAAGTCACTGTTGAACAACACCACCTCGTCTGACCTTCTCGCCGACCGCTACCTCGGCGAGGCGATATGGCCCGACGTGATCGCGGATGTCGACGACCCATGGGAACTCGCAGACTGTATCGTCGACGGTGCGCTCGAACGTCGTCTCTGGGAGGAGTGGAACGCATCCTTCGATGCTGGCAACTACGAAGAGTGCCTCACGCGCGCCGAGGAGCGGTATGACGCCCTCCTCGGGAGCGAGGACTTTCGCGGCACCTACCGAGGAGCCTACGGCCCGGACAGCCCGTGGACGCGAACGTGGGAACAGGCCGCGGACATCGCTCGACTCGCGCACCAGCTCGAAACGTGGGACGAGAGCGCCACCGACGATGTCGTTTCGTTGTACGCCGATCCGGACGACGGCACGTGGCAGATCGACAACGCGGTACTCAACCTCGTCGTCGCCGGCGAACCCGAGTCCAACCTTCCCGACGATCACCCCGCGACCGCTGCGCTCGACGATCTCCGCACACGGCTCCAGTCGGAATACATCGAGTATCTCGAAGACCTCGGCGATCTCGTCACCGAAACCGTCGAGGCTGGCGCTCCGTTCGTCGACGAGGATCACTCTTACCAGTTCTTCACCAAGGAGTCGGCAGGTCTCGAGAGCGGTCAGACGGTCGCACTGTTCGTCATCGACGCGCTCCGACTCGATCTTGCCCGCCGACTCGCGGACGAGTTGCGCGACTACGTGGCGACGCTCCCGACCGACGCACCCGAGTTCGCCGTCGATGAAGACGTCTGGCTCGGAACGCTTCCCTCGGAGACTGAGTTCGGGAAGGCTGCGCTCACACCGGGAGAGATCCAGATGTTCGATGTCTCGCTGGTCGATGGCGAGTTACAGCCCCTCCGAAACAACCGTCGCGTGACGACCAACCGCCGCGAGTCGCTGTTGAACGGCGACGGCTGGACAGTCACTCGCGAAGAGGACGACGGCTGGCAGTCGACGCGTGTCGCCTACTTCAAGAACGACATCGACGACATCGGTGAGAAGGAACTCAGCGACCTCGAGGCGATGCTCGCCCGACGCGTCGACTCGCTCGCAGAGTTCATCGGCACGAAACTCGAACAGGGAGAGTGGGATCAGGCCTACGTGCTGACTGATCACGGGTTCGTCCTGCTCCCGGACAATGCGTCGCCGGAGAAGATTTCGCGGCCGATGGAAACGTCCGACTCCGGCCGGCGATGGATTGCCGGTGAGGATGTGGACGAGGACTCTCCCGGCGTGCTACTCGACTCCAGTACCCGGCTGGGGTATCTCGACGCCAACGTCAGCGTCCTTGCGAACCCACTCAAGCGGTTCAAAAAGCAGGGGCTCGGTGACGCACGGTTCTATCACGGTGGACTCTTGCCACAAGAGTTCGTCCTCGACTTCATCAGCATCACACAAGGCTAA